A stretch of Natronococcus sp. CG52 DNA encodes these proteins:
- a CDS encoding DUF7859 family protein encodes MVTFIPDDPVIIAIVLILLSLIFFSYLLLRRTILEFRDGMEGR; translated from the coding sequence ATGGTCACTTTCATTCCCGACGATCCCGTCATTATCGCGATCGTCCTGATCCTGCTGTCGCTGATCTTCTTCTCGTATCTGCTCCTTCGGCGAACGATCCTCGAGTTCCGCGACGGAATGGAAGGACGCTGA
- a CDS encoding threonine aldolase family protein: MIDLRSDTVTTPDEAMRDAAAAADVGDDVYGEDPTVNELEARAADRVGKEAALYVPTGTMGNQIAARVHTDRGQEVLADRKSHVVKYELGGFAQHAGLQVRMLDADPRGVPTPAQVDASYADEDLHRAGTGLLCLENTHNARGGLAIEPEKIEAAADAAHDRDVPVHVDGARLFNAATALDVPVTDLTEPVDSVMFCLSKGLGAPVGSMLAGSEAFVERARRVRKLFGGGMRQAGIIAGPGLEALENVDDLATDHEHARLLADEMRDIDGLDVLEPETNIVLVDVSGIGLDADGALERLRDEEILASAFGETTLRFCTHRSVSREEVDRAITRLTAAFD; the protein is encoded by the coding sequence ATGATCGATCTCCGCTCCGATACCGTAACGACGCCCGACGAGGCGATGCGGGATGCCGCCGCCGCGGCCGACGTCGGCGACGACGTCTACGGGGAGGATCCGACGGTGAACGAACTCGAGGCCCGCGCCGCCGACCGCGTCGGCAAGGAGGCCGCGCTCTACGTCCCGACCGGGACGATGGGCAACCAGATCGCGGCCCGCGTCCACACCGACCGCGGCCAGGAGGTGCTCGCCGATCGCAAGAGCCACGTCGTGAAGTACGAACTCGGCGGCTTCGCCCAGCACGCGGGCCTCCAGGTGCGGATGCTCGACGCCGATCCGCGCGGGGTTCCGACGCCCGCACAGGTCGACGCGAGCTACGCCGACGAGGACCTCCACCGCGCCGGCACGGGGTTGCTCTGCCTCGAGAACACGCACAACGCCCGCGGCGGACTCGCGATCGAACCCGAGAAGATCGAAGCGGCAGCCGACGCCGCTCACGACCGCGACGTCCCGGTCCACGTCGACGGCGCGCGGCTGTTCAACGCCGCGACGGCGCTCGACGTCCCGGTCACCGACCTCACCGAGCCCGTCGACTCGGTCATGTTCTGTCTCTCGAAAGGGCTCGGCGCGCCGGTCGGCTCGATGCTCGCCGGCTCCGAAGCGTTCGTCGAGCGCGCTCGGCGGGTTCGCAAACTGTTCGGCGGCGGGATGCGCCAGGCCGGCATCATCGCCGGGCCCGGACTCGAGGCGCTCGAGAACGTCGACGACCTCGCGACCGACCACGAGCACGCTCGTCTTCTCGCCGACGAGATGCGCGATATCGACGGTCTCGACGTCCTGGAGCCGGAGACGAACATCGTTCTCGTGGACGTCTCGGGGATCGGTCTGGACGCCGACGGCGCGCTCGAGCGACTCCGCGACGAGGAGATCCTGGCGTCGGCGTTCGGCGAGACGACCCTGCGGTTCTGTACCCATCGCAGCGTCTCGCGTGAGGAGGTCGATCGGGCGATCACGCGTCTCACCGCGGCGTTCGACTGA
- a CDS encoding metallophosphoesterase, with protein sequence MIAIFSDTHSTGGHELADEALEAARTAETVIHAGDFTSTTALEAFQSECDRLFAVHGNADSAAVRERLPTARVVEEGGVRFAVTHRREGGATGLAMFGRSRDADVVVSGHSHRPSVVETDDVLLLNPGSHAQPRGNRPGFAVLEEAGDELVGEVREPDGTLVSEFTVATRE encoded by the coding sequence ATGATCGCGATCTTCTCGGATACGCACAGCACCGGCGGTCACGAACTCGCGGACGAGGCCCTGGAGGCGGCCCGAACCGCGGAAACCGTGATCCACGCCGGCGATTTCACGAGCACGACGGCGCTCGAAGCCTTCCAGAGCGAGTGCGATCGGCTGTTCGCCGTCCACGGCAACGCCGACAGCGCGGCGGTCCGGGAGCGACTGCCGACGGCGCGGGTCGTCGAGGAGGGCGGCGTCCGGTTCGCGGTGACGCACCGACGCGAGGGGGGCGCGACCGGGCTGGCGATGTTCGGCCGTTCGCGGGACGCCGACGTCGTCGTCTCGGGACACAGTCACCGACCGTCCGTCGTCGAAACCGACGACGTCCTGCTGTTGAACCCGGGGAGTCACGCTCAACCGCGCGGGAACCGGCCGGGGTTCGCCGTGCTCGAGGAAGCGGGAGACGAGTTGGTCGGCGAAGTTCGAGAACCGGACGGAACGCTCGTCTCGGAGTTCACCGTTGCGACTCGAGAATAG